The Persephonella atlantica genome includes a window with the following:
- a CDS encoding Fur family transcriptional regulator — protein MEKNIKRRNTQQRKVILDILRSTDIHPTADWIYERARQYIPNISLGTVYRNLKILRDEGLILELSDGKQSRFDGRIDEHFHFKCSNCNSIYDVDTEEAVRINEEILQKEGYQVHSYDITFTGICPKCNGSQN, from the coding sequence ATGGAAAAAAACATTAAAAGAAGAAACACGCAGCAGAGAAAGGTTATATTAGACATCCTCAGGTCTACAGACATACATCCTACTGCAGACTGGATTTATGAGAGAGCAAGGCAGTACATACCTAACATCAGTCTGGGAACAGTTTACAGAAACCTGAAAATACTGAGGGACGAAGGGCTGATTTTAGAGCTGAGCGATGGAAAGCAGAGCAGATTTGACGGCAGAATAGACGAGCATTTCCACTTTAAGTGCTCCAACTGCAACAGCATATATGATGTGGATACTGAAGAGGCTGTAAGGATAAACGAGGAAATTCTACAGAAAGAAGGATATCAGGTTCACAGCTACGACATAACCTTCACAGGTATATGTCCTAAATGTAATGGTTCCCAGAATTGA
- the pyk gene encoding pyruvate kinase, producing MKKVKIIATVGPSSNSEETLKQLIETGVDVFRFNFSHGDYKTHRENIEKIRKVSKELKKEVAVLQDLSGPKIRIGEVKEPFYLHYEDRIKIVKEQIVGSREKISLNHPEIIDKLEIGDRIYIADGMIRLKVIDKDSEGVLCTVIVGGMLSSKKGVNFPNIKLDIPALTEKDKKDIIFGIEIGIDIIALSFVKDPQDISETKQFVRKNGRDTPVFAKIEKHEAVDNIDSIILEADGIMVARGDLGVEIDMEKVPVIQKMIIKKCNDAGKPVITATQMLTSMLTSPRPTRAEVSDIANAVLDGTDAVMLSDETAVGKYPVEAVEVMHRTIVETEKIYRFYRERPVNDPTTAVASAGSNIARDVKAKAIVAFTRSGRTAINVSKFRPECRILGITHDIKTFRRLNIVWGVEPYMIIKEGLSSDEMLKEFVEFAYRKDFSEEDITIALLGFVGGLTGSTSIVRVLKREDVKEIIGS from the coding sequence ATGAAAAAAGTCAAAATTATTGCCACGGTAGGACCATCATCAAATTCTGAAGAAACGTTAAAACAGCTGATAGAAACTGGTGTTGACGTTTTTAGATTTAACTTCTCCCATGGGGATTACAAAACACACAGAGAAAATATTGAAAAAATAAGAAAGGTATCAAAAGAGCTGAAAAAAGAAGTTGCCGTGCTTCAGGATTTATCAGGTCCAAAAATAAGAATAGGGGAAGTAAAAGAACCTTTCTACCTTCATTATGAAGACAGGATAAAGATAGTTAAAGAGCAGATTGTTGGAAGCAGAGAAAAAATAAGTCTTAACCATCCAGAGATTATTGACAAACTTGAGATTGGAGACAGGATATACATAGCTGATGGAATGATAAGACTGAAAGTTATTGACAAGGATTCGGAAGGTGTACTGTGCACAGTTATTGTCGGAGGAATGCTGTCTTCCAAAAAAGGTGTAAACTTCCCAAACATAAAGTTAGACATTCCAGCTCTGACAGAAAAAGACAAAAAGGACATCATATTTGGTATAGAGATAGGAATAGATATTATCGCCCTCTCTTTTGTTAAAGACCCGCAGGACATATCAGAAACAAAACAGTTTGTCCGCAAAAATGGAAGGGATACTCCTGTCTTTGCAAAGATAGAAAAGCATGAAGCTGTTGATAATATAGACAGTATTATTTTGGAAGCTGACGGTATTATGGTGGCAAGGGGAGACCTTGGTGTTGAGATTGATATGGAAAAAGTTCCTGTAATACAGAAGATGATTATAAAAAAGTGTAACGATGCAGGGAAACCTGTCATAACAGCAACACAGATGCTTACCTCAATGCTCACATCTCCCAGACCTACAAGAGCTGAGGTTTCAGACATTGCCAATGCTGTTTTAGACGGAACAGACGCTGTGATGCTTTCTGATGAAACAGCTGTAGGAAAATACCCTGTTGAAGCAGTAGAAGTTATGCACAGAACCATAGTAGAAACAGAAAAGATATACAGGTTCTACAGAGAAAGACCTGTGAACGACCCGACAACAGCTGTTGCATCTGCAGGAAGTAATATCGCAAGAGATGTAAAAGCAAAAGCCATTGTAGCTTTCACAAGGTCAGGAAGAACAGCAATTAATGTGTCAAAATTCAGACCAGAATGCAGAATATTAGGAATAACACACGATATAAAGACTTTCAGAAGACTAAACATCGTCTGGGGAGTTGAGCCATACATGATAATAAAAGAAGGTCTCAGCTCTGATGAGATGCTGAAAGAATTTGTAGAGTTTGCATACAGGAAGGATTTTTCAGAGGAAGATATAACAATTGCCCTCCTTGGATTTGTTGGTGGACTGACAGGTTCAACAAGTATTGTGAGAGTGCTGAAAAGGGAAGATGTTAAAGAGATAATAGGCTCTTAG
- the murJ gene encoding murein biosynthesis integral membrane protein MurJ encodes MKKGFLKNTLFFSAATFISRVLGYIRDATIAYIFGANALTDAFFVAWRIPNTLRQLVAEGSFNAAFIPIYTSLEKKDSNYAKLYVSSLFSFYTLTLSVITVVVVVFSDFFVSLIAPGLSEKGTLDEAGDILKIVFPYLILVGWVSFFMALLNTRERFFIPAVSPALLNLSFIFSAFFLTEYLGIYSLAVGAIIGGIFQVVLQIPFLISEGLVPRFSLRYVNEIKKTLIKLLPAFASFGVSQFAFIVDTVIASFLLGGAISYLYYANRIFQLPIGIFAIGLGNALLVSLSRHFSDGNREGFKNDLSMGVRFAIFVSIPATAGMIVLGKEIIHLLLQRGEFSQSDTSATFTALVGYSVGLIGYALSRPYKSAFFSTGDTKTPLYSTIFGLIVSVVLAVVFGFVLDWGVFGLALASSIGGISGFLYLYCLSDFEIDKKSAVKTLINSLLSAAFMVLVIYLVKAVFPSVYIQVLAGIPVGMLVYFFASYLMKEEMLSALISIFKRRI; translated from the coding sequence TTGAAAAAAGGTTTTCTAAAAAATACCCTCTTTTTTTCTGCTGCAACGTTTATCAGTAGAGTACTGGGCTACATCAGAGATGCCACCATTGCTTACATATTTGGAGCAAATGCCCTTACAGATGCATTTTTTGTAGCATGGAGAATTCCTAACACATTGAGACAGCTTGTTGCTGAAGGTAGCTTTAACGCTGCCTTTATCCCTATTTATACTTCCCTTGAAAAAAAGGACAGTAATTACGCAAAACTGTATGTTTCCTCTCTTTTTTCCTTTTATACACTGACTTTATCTGTTATCACTGTTGTTGTTGTTGTATTTTCCGATTTTTTTGTTTCACTGATAGCTCCCGGTTTATCTGAAAAGGGAACCCTTGACGAAGCTGGAGATATACTGAAGATTGTTTTTCCCTATCTGATACTTGTAGGGTGGGTATCCTTTTTTATGGCTCTCCTCAATACACGGGAGAGGTTTTTTATTCCTGCTGTTTCACCTGCTCTTCTTAATCTTTCCTTCATCTTTTCTGCCTTTTTTTTGACTGAATATTTGGGAATATACTCTCTGGCAGTGGGAGCTATTATTGGTGGCATATTTCAGGTAGTTCTTCAGATACCTTTCCTTATTTCTGAAGGTCTTGTCCCCCGTTTTTCGTTAAGATATGTAAATGAGATAAAGAAGACATTAATAAAGCTCCTTCCTGCATTTGCCTCATTTGGTGTTAGTCAGTTTGCATTTATTGTGGACACTGTTATTGCTTCCTTTCTTTTAGGGGGTGCCATCTCTTATCTTTACTATGCTAACAGGATATTTCAGCTTCCTATTGGTATATTTGCTATTGGTTTAGGTAATGCTCTTTTAGTTTCACTGTCCAGACATTTTTCAGATGGAAACAGGGAAGGATTTAAAAATGATTTGAGTATGGGCGTTAGATTTGCCATTTTTGTCTCTATTCCTGCTACAGCGGGAATGATTGTACTGGGTAAGGAGATTATACATCTGCTTCTTCAAAGGGGAGAGTTTTCCCAGAGTGATACCAGTGCAACATTTACTGCCCTTGTTGGTTATTCTGTAGGTCTGATAGGGTACGCACTTTCCAGACCTTATAAAAGTGCCTTTTTCTCTACAGGTGATACAAAAACCCCTCTGTATTCTACAATCTTTGGTCTGATTGTTAGTGTTGTACTTGCTGTTGTGTTTGGTTTTGTTCTTGATTGGGGTGTTTTTGGTCTTGCCCTTGCCTCTTCTATAGGTGGAATATCTGGGTTTTTGTATCTTTACTGCCTTTCAGATTTTGAGATTGATAAAAAAAGTGCTGTAAAAACACTGATAAACAGTCTTCTGTCAGCTGCTTTTATGGTGCTGGTGATTTATTTAGTAAAAGCTGTATTTCCCAGCGTATACATACAGGTTCTTGCCGGAATTCCTGTTGGTATGCTGGTCTATTTTTTTGCCAGTTATCTTATGAAGGAAGAGATGCTGTCAGCTTTGATTAGTATTTTTAAAAGAAGAATCTAA